The Phocoena sinus isolate mPhoSin1 chromosome 17, mPhoSin1.pri, whole genome shotgun sequence genome contains a region encoding:
- the LOC116742698 gene encoding pre-B-cell leukemia transcription factor 2, producing the protein MDERLLGPPPPGGGRGGLGLVGGEPGGPGEPPGGGDPGGSSGGVPGGRGKQDIGDILQQIMTITDQSLDEAQAKKHALNCHRMKPALFSVLCEIKEKTGLSIRSSQEEEPVDPQLMRLDNMLLAEGVAGPEKGGGSAAAAAAAAASGGGVSPDNSIEHSDYRSKLAQIRHIYHSELEKYEQACNEFTTHVMNLLREQSRTRPVAPKEMERMVSIIHRKFSAIQMQLKQSTCEAVMILRSRFLDARRKRRNFSKQATEVLNEYFYSHLSNPYPSEEAKEELAKKCGITVSQVSNWFGNKRIRYKKNIGKFQEEANIYAVKTAVSVTQGGHSRTSSPTPPSSAGSGGSFNLSGSGDMFLGMPGLNGDSYSASQVESLRHSMGPGGYGDNLGGGQMYSPREMRANGGWQEAVTPSSVTSPTEGPGSVHSDTSN; encoded by the coding sequence ATGGACGAGCGGCTGCTGGGGCCGCCCCCTCCAGGCGGGGGCCGGGGGGGCCTTGGATTGGTgggtggggagcctgggggcCCTGGCGAACCTCCCGGTGGTGGAGACCCCGGTGGGAGTAGCGGGGGGGTCCCGGGAGGCCGAGGGAAGCAAGACATCGGGGACATTCTGCAGCAGATAATGACCATCACCGACCAGAGCCTGGACGAGGCCCAGGCCAAGAAACACGCCCTAAACTGCCACCGAATGAAGCCTGCTCTCTTTAGCGTCCTGTGTGAAATCAAGGAGAAAACTGGCCTCAGCATTCGAAGCTCCCAAGAGGAGGAGCCTGTGGACCCACAGCTGATGCGCTTGGACAACATGCTTCTGGCAGAGGGTGTGGCCGGGCCTGAGAAAGGGGGTGGCTCAGCCGCAGCAGCtgcggccgccgccgcctccggaGGCGGCGTGTCCCCTGACAACTCCATCGAACACTCGGACTATCGCAGCAAACTTGCGCAGATCCGCCACATTTACCACTCGGAGCTGGAGAAGTATGAGCAGGCGTGTAACGAGTTCACGACTCACGTCATGAACCTGCTGAGGGAGCAGAGCCGCACGCGGCCGGTGGCACCCAAGGAGATGGAGCGCATGGTGAGCATCATCCACCGGAAGTTCAGCGCCATCCAGATGCAGCTGAAGCAGAGCACCTGCGAGGCCGTCATGATCCTGCGGTCCCGCTTCCTGGACGCCAGACGGAAACGCCGTAACTTCAGCAAACAGGCCACTGAGGTCCTGAATGAGTATTTCTACTCCCACCTGAGTAACCCATACCCTAGTGAGGAGGCAAAGGAGGAGCTCGCCAAGAAGTGCGGGATCACCGTCTCTCAGGTCTCCAACTGGTTTGGGAACAAGCGGATTCGctataagaaaaatattggaaAGTTCCAAGAGGAGGCAAACATCTATGCCGTCAAGACCGCTGTGTCAGTCACCCAGGGAGGCCACAGCCGCACCAGCTCCCCGACGCCCCCTTCCTCCGCAGGCTCTGGCGGCTCTTTCAATCTCTCAGGATCCGGTGACATGTTTCTGGGGATGCCCGGGCTCAACGGAGATTCCTACTCTGCCTCCCAGGTGGAATCACTCCGACACTCGATGGGGCCAGGGGGCTACGGGGATAACCTCGGGGGAGGCCAGATGTATAGCCCTCGGGAAATGAGGGCAAACGGTGGCTGGCAGGAGGCTGTGACCCCATCCTCAGTGACATCCCCGACAGAGGGACCAGGGAGCGTTCATTCTGACACTTCCAACTGA